The sequence AGTTTGGAATGTCAATGGAAAACAAAGGAACGTACTATGGAATTACAAAGTGAACAAGCCATGCCAACACTTTCTGATCGCTAGCACCATGCAACAGTATTATCCTGATATGCGCAACTGTGTTGTGCCACCGGTTGGTATATATTGACTTTAAGCTTTTGTTAAAAGTACACGTTACGTCTACGAAAATGTAGAAGTGTGTGAAAGTACGCGTACTCTCTTTTGAGGGATTTTTGTCTAAAAGATGATGCTACTTCAGTTCCAGTTCGCGGTATTTAACATTGTCTTTCTAAAGTTAACCACTTaaagtatttcattaaaatatttcattgtaaagTCAGTAATAGTCACCTTATCTTCTCTACATCGATCGGTACAAATAGTTGCTAGAGGAGTCAAATGCCTAACTTCAGTAAAGCATTTGCTTATGCGTTTGTCATTTTCAAAGCAGGCTCACTGTACTGTGTATATGTAAATAGAGTAGATTATATAGGTAATTATAGTATGTAGGAAGACAACTATAATTTTAGAGagaaaactattaaattaattatactaaaatcttAATGTAAGTGTCTGTTATTGTTGCTACGAAGATtggcattttaattaaatttagtttttttttacagggACAATACAGTTACAAAACGAACTACACGGATATTGCATACAAATTCTTCGGAAGTTCCTTCTTCTACGGAGATTTTGCCTTTAAAATGAATGCTATTTCCAAACAAGGCAATATTATGTGTATACAGATATATGCGCTGTTCACTAAGAAAGTGTAGAATGTATTCCTTAAGGTGAGATTCCACTGGTGTCTAGCACTGCAACTCAAAAAGTATCAAATTGcatgcgaacatttctaaaatgtccatGAAACTGTAACTTTTCTGCGCAAACACGTGCTAGCAGTTGACTCACGCCGACGTGTAAAATGTTGGAATTATTTTTCTTGGCGTTGTAGTGGATTCTTGCCATTAAACTAAGAGAATGtctattggtattttattaatatggaaattaaatttttatgatGTGAATCCGTGCTCTTTTATTTTTCCAGTGTATTGGCATGAAGTTTCTGCATGCATCACGAGCATATAAATATCTACATGTAACGTTTCtatttcgataaaaaaattCTGTTCGTACCCTTtctttggtgggaaatcatggACCCTTCATTTTATGATTTCACTGACTAAATCCCGCCATGTTTCTTCTGGAGCTTTTTGTGTACCAGAGCCTCGGAAACTCTCTCGAACAACATCTCTGCTCCGACAGGCTTTGGCCCTAAGAGGCCCCATTGGGTTTACTCCCTCTCTGCTATACCCTGCCCTGCATATAATTTCATCTCGCACTGTATAGTCGTATTAGCGTTGAAAGAAAACTCACTAAGTACCAcaattataaataagaaaaagtttGAGGCGTCAAAATGCAAATGAATTCTGCCTAACAACAAAATCGAAAGCAATTAAAACCAATAGCTTTCAATGTTTCAAACCAAACTGCAATGTTGTTTGAAATTTCATTGACGTAATGAAACCCACAAAActgaatacatattatgttaatgGCAATAGTCCTGTTTACTATTCCAGCAGACATTGGTAAACAGCGCGTTCATGATTCGTGCtgatattgtaattaatttaaacgcTTTGATGTTATAggactttgttttaaaatttatttatttatcgcgGATTTTTTTTggacataatttataatattttttgtgacaagTTCAAGTATATAGTTTGTAAGTATTGATGTTTGGATACGTGTCTGCTATTGTAAGATTGGTTGTATCTTGTAGAATCCACGTTTCAAGGGTTCGTGGTCTTGCATACGTAGTACAGATTAGAGTAATTTCAGCTTAacgtaaaaatgaaaataaaccaacttttatatattttatagtatcaATTAAGTTCAAATCAATcacgtaaataaattattgtgattttattgCTACAACGTTAATAATACGCCTTCGAAAGTCCTGCTAGCAAGTATTCCAtttctgttttaaaaaaaattatgtgggTACCTATGCAATAATTTAGATATATATACTCTGCCAAATATGCTACCTATAGCATTGAATTTCATCAGAAAAACATTAGCCATCTCCACCATTGTAATCAAGTCAATCACCATTATCATGGCTGTCATCATTAAATGTCAATTCAGTATCTTCATtaaattcgtatttattatatttttcagttcaCGTAGCATTTGAGTCTATCTCTatagaatcatttattttgatattatgttCTACAAAGACTATTGCTATGTTGATTTTGATTTCGTTTGTATTAGTGGTATCATGTTCGTCTTTAGTGAATTCAATGCAGTTTATGATGGAAGGGCCGAAAAACTCTGATACTTATGTgagtttgattaattttattttttttcttcttcaaacaaacatttaatttgtatttttaccaGCTTCGGTACTGGGAACTTCTATGAGTACCATCATAAAAGTAGCCTTCcatgataaatgggctatcagagatttttactttttctatCGGTACAGCACTTCAGAATagataaactcttcagctttgtaataataGTATAGacttttttattgaatgaataTAGTctcgtttaatttatttttagcattcaagtgctaaaaataaaaaataaaaaaacggggctatattgagaggcaacgttcattttaattgaaatactatttattaatCCTTTTTTCAGGGCCCCTACATTGCCGAGTGGAAATATTTCGACCCGTGTCCTCAGTCTGAAAACAATATAGCAAATATCTCGACATTGGTTGAACCTATAGGCGATATTTATCAAGGATCTGTTAATATCACTCTTCATGACAATGTTCGGCTTTCTGCGGtttgtatttaaaactagctaCCACTTGCGGTTTTGCGTCCCACGAGAATAACTTCTAGTTCCCAGATGGAAGAAGAATATTCTTCGTCCTTCTCTGAATCTAAGCAACGTCACCGTAAATTTTTTGACAGATTGGGTTAGCCATTTCTGATTTCTAAGTAGTTTTACTAACACGGAAAAACTTTTAGGGCAGCTGAGTGTTAAGATCAAAAATTCGTTTAAGCTGAAATTATGCGCCCCACTACAAGTAcgcaaaataattattcaaagtaattttaataagaggtttttattaacaatttcaGATGAAATTTATAATTCACAATGTCAAAAACAATCATAAGAAATTGCTATGGGACTACACTCTAGATAAGCCGTGCTCTAACCGCGTTATCGCAGCGGCCCTCAAAAAACATATTGATATTCGAAGCTGTGTACTTAGAAAGGTaagcatcatcatctgcctagcctattcctaactatgttgggatcggcgtCCAGTCAAACCTGACGCAGcagagtactagtgttttacaaggagcgacggcctatctgacctcctcaacccagttacccgggaaagactggttgtcagacagaAAGTCTGACCTTTGACTACCAGAAACGACTGCCACCTGATGATCAATGATCAAACGACAGTTAAATACTTAGAaaggtaatgtaaataaaatgtatttctgATCCTATGAGAATTactctttttagggttccgtacctcaaaaggaaaaaacggaacccttataggatcactttgttgtccgtctgtctgtctgtctgtctgtctgtcaagaccctttatctcaagaactcgtggacgtatcaagctgaaattcacatgaaatactcaggtctattgtccctttaagctgtgaaaatatcaaacttctaagccaagccaatcaaaagatacagccaattatgtcgatattttcaacaaattttcgacactcgcaaaggaatcaaaacctacaggatacttcccgtaaactcagagtcttgaaatttggcatgaagcattgtcatataatgcaaatataggaaaaattgcgaaaatctcatttttttagttatataatataaaaaaaaatattttaataaaatgaaacttactaccttatttctcacgaacgaataaagataccaaattgaaatttataccaaatacctaggtctattgtccctttaggcagtgaaaaaatcaaacttctaagttaacgcgatcaaaagatacagcagttataccgacaccttagacgaatttccgtcacacgctagggaatcaaaacctacaaggtacttcccgtgaactcagaatcttgaaatttgccACGAAGcagcgttatatagtacagataaaggaaaaattacgaaaatgataaatttgaagttacataaaatattaaaatattatttttgcttacacgacataaaatatttttttttataattataaacttactacctaccctttttcacatgaacgcgtagagatattaaagttgaaattcatatcaaacacttcttaaatataattgcctctaaactgtgaaaaaatttaaatcattcaaaggtcattgggcaccctttgggcaccttagtatggaaaccatatccacggcggatacgaacgaaatatagcacagtataatgataaaggctctgatttactatggcattagtcgcatctacgtgaaccatgggaatctagagaaaatcaggtgtaaacatcaaatattttcctcatttcaatggggaatttaaacgaccaagtttgacagATTTGAGAAATCacttctttgtagtaaaagtgTATTcccgccgtttatttccattgtcatcaggtcaggatctgatgatggaaatccctgagaaatcgagggcaactatcaaaaattgtaggcatgcataggattaaaacttgattctcagatgtatg is a genomic window of Helicoverpa armigera isolate CAAS_96S chromosome 16, ASM3070526v1, whole genome shotgun sequence containing:
- the LOC135117965 gene encoding uncharacterized protein LOC135117965, which translates into the protein MEGPKNSDTYGPYIAEWKYFDPCPQSENNIANISTLVEPIGDIYQGSVNITLHDNVRLSAMKFIIHNVKNNHKKLLWDYTLDKPCSNRVIAAALKKHIDIRSCVLRKGTHVIKVNFTEKVYMFFGSSFFYGEYILKFILVSRKKDILCVVTDEIISKKP